The Methanolacinia petrolearia DSM 11571 genome has a segment encoding these proteins:
- a CDS encoding ABC transporter permease: MNFSLITEFAKRDLTERYSGSLLGFAWNFIFPLANIIVYTFIFSSIMGARLPGSSDVFSYGVYICAGILPWTAFASMFTRISTIFPDKRHILTKLNTNLRYFPLYIVISESVIFAGTMVFFFLFLIYAGYQFSWLLVFVPVIYFIQVLFAYSLGFFLANFMVFLKDLRETIQVVLLFWFWFTPIVYVYDILPDFAKSVIIWNPMTAVVNGYQSIFVYNEIPGFTFLTYVLLLSIFMLLLSFWIFNRLEKDIRDFM, encoded by the coding sequence GTGAATTTTAGCCTTATAACGGAATTTGCGAAACGTGATCTCACCGAGAGGTATTCGGGATCTCTTTTGGGATTTGCATGGAATTTCATATTTCCCCTTGCAAATATTATAGTCTATACATTTATTTTTTCAAGTATCATGGGAGCAAGGCTTCCGGGGTCATCGGATGTTTTCAGCTATGGTGTATACATATGTGCAGGTATTCTTCCCTGGACCGCTTTTGCCAGCATGTTTACACGCATTTCAACGATTTTTCCTGACAAACGCCATATCCTTACAAAACTGAATACGAACCTCAGGTATTTCCCTCTCTATATTGTAATTTCCGAGAGTGTGATCTTTGCAGGAACTATGGTATTTTTCTTTCTCTTTCTTATTTATGCAGGCTACCAGTTCTCCTGGCTTCTGGTGTTTGTTCCGGTAATATATTTCATCCAGGTTCTTTTTGCGTACTCACTCGGATTTTTCCTGGCAAATTTCATGGTCTTTTTAAAAGATCTTCGTGAAACGATCCAGGTTGTACTTCTTTTCTGGTTTTGGTTTACACCGATTGTATATGTATATGATATCCTTCCAGATTTCGCAAAATCAGTAATCATCTGGAATCCCATGACCGCGGTTGTCAACGGCTACCAGTCGATATTTGTGTATAATGAGATCCCCGGGTTCACGTTCCTGACATATGTTCTGCTGTTGAGTATTTTCATGCTTCTTTTATCTTTTTGGATATTTAATAGGCTTGAGAAGGATATACGGGATTTCATGTGA
- a CDS encoding glycosyltransferase, producing the protein MKVAIFHDYFGAIGGGEKVVLAMAKILDADIITTDTDAAAKIDDSARIISLGETIKYPPFKQISAMVKFYRCDFSRDYDFFIFTGNWSHYAAHRHHPNLWYCYTPVRAFYDLYHTFLSRQNFLTRQAFRIWVFFNKYLDQRSVDKIDNIVAISKNTRGRILKYHGRESDIIYPPVDVSRYKFKEYGDFWLSVNRLYPEKRIELQIEAFRLMPGEKLVIVGGYAEGDHASVYADKIGENLPDNVEIIGEVSGDELIDLYSRCRGFICTAIDEDYGLTPVEAMAAGKPVVAVDEGGFKETVVDGETGLLVQPDVESIANAVRRISVSPGEFHERCVARANLFSLEKFEEELKSLVAKAEKR; encoded by the coding sequence GTGAAAGTTGCCATATTCCATGATTATTTCGGTGCTATCGGCGGCGGAGAGAAAGTAGTTTTGGCTATGGCAAAGATTCTCGATGCAGACATCATTACTACGGATACAGATGCTGCTGCAAAGATCGATGACTCCGCCAGAATCATATCCCTGGGAGAGACGATAAAATATCCTCCTTTTAAGCAGATCTCCGCAATGGTGAAGTTTTACAGGTGCGATTTTTCCAGGGATTATGATTTTTTTATTTTTACTGGCAACTGGAGTCATTATGCGGCACACCGGCATCATCCGAACCTTTGGTATTGCTATACTCCTGTAAGAGCTTTTTATGATCTCTACCACACTTTTTTGAGCCGACAAAATTTTCTCACTCGGCAGGCTTTTAGAATCTGGGTTTTTTTCAATAAGTACCTTGACCAGCGTTCAGTTGATAAGATCGACAATATCGTAGCAATTTCTAAGAATACCCGGGGAAGGATCTTAAAATATCACGGAAGAGAGTCTGATATCATTTATCCTCCGGTTGACGTTTCAAGATATAAATTCAAAGAATATGGTGATTTCTGGCTGTCTGTAAACAGGCTATATCCTGAAAAGAGAATTGAGCTCCAGATCGAAGCCTTTCGCCTGATGCCGGGTGAGAAACTGGTGATTGTCGGCGGGTACGCCGAAGGCGATCATGCATCGGTTTATGCCGACAAGATCGGTGAAAATCTTCCCGATAATGTAGAGATTATCGGTGAAGTTTCCGGAGATGAACTGATCGACCTTTATTCACGCTGTAGGGGATTTATATGTACGGCGATCGATGAGGACTATGGCCTGACTCCGGTTGAGGCGATGGCCGCAGGGAAACCTGTTGTTGCAGTTGATGAAGGCGGTTTTAAGGAGACTGTTGTCGATGGCGAGACCGGCCTTCTGGTTCAGCCTGACGTGGAATCGATTGCAAACGCTGTGAGACGGATTTCTGTTTCGCCCGGAGAATTTCATGAAAGATGTGTTGCAAGAGCGAATTTGTTTTCTCTTGAAAAATTTGAAGAAGAACTGAAATCTTTGGTTGCTAAGGCAGAAAAGCGATAA